Below is a window of Kosmotoga arenicorallina S304 DNA.
TCGCTCAAGAAGGTCTTTTTTCCGGGGGGTAACGGGTCAATTTTCTATGGCCCTGGGGGGTCAATTTTATTTGACCACATACACCTGAACATAAGCATTTTAGATCTTATGACAGATGATATCACAGTAAAATCAGAAGAAGCAATTAAAAAGGAGTGTTGTGAAATGGTTTTCTTTAATAGTTAATAGTTTGCTTATTTATATTGGTGTTGATAAATATTCCATTTGTGTGTTACAATATAGATGCCATATATACACAAAAAGTAAATATACAGAAATTGCGTTCCTTACCCCCTGTTCAGGACAGCCGGCGTGAATGTCTTTTGCGTCGGTTAGTTTTTGTTTGCTCACCTTATAAACAGACGTGCAATCGAAAAGAGTAATATTGCAAGGATACCTGACACGAGAGGTGTTTCAAGCCAGCCAAGAACTATCCTTTTTATGGTTTTCGCATTTACGTTTACAGAACCTCTTGCAAGTCCCGCGCCAATTACCGCACCCACTATCGCCTGGGAAGTTGAAACCGGCACCCCAATTAAGGCATAAATCCACACAGTGACTGATTCGCCAAATACAGCTATGACAGCTGAAAAGGAGTCAAGAGCCACGATTTCTTTTCCCACGGTAAGCATTACTCTTTTACTGAATGTAAGTACTCCAAAAGCTATACTAATACCACCAATCAGTGCAGCCAATTCTACCGGGATTATGCCTGCGAAAATACCAGTAACGTTTGCAACGTTATTTCCACCCAGAGCATATGAACCATATGCCCCAATTATGATAGCAGCAACTTTTATTGTCAAATCTTGAACACGAAGCGAACGAATCCTGTTGAAATAACGGGCAAAAACTTTGTATCCCAAAAAACCGAAGATAATTCCACCAATCGGAGTTCCAAGCCAGGCAAGTACAACCTTAACCAAAATATGCCATTGAACATTGGCTTTCAAAATCCCTATCCCGAGAATTGAACCGACCATAGCCTGCGAAGATGAAACAGGCAGTCCCAGCCAGGTCATCAGAGTAACAGTTGCTGCAGCAGATAAAGACGCAATAGCTGCAGAAAGAAGTGTTTGTGAACTCAAGCTGCTTATTGTTTCGAGTCCTCTTGGACCATCGATAAGAGCTCCAATTATTATAAAAACGGCAGAAATAATTGTTGCAATCCTGAATTTGACAATTCCGTTAGTTACAGCTGTCCCGAAAACATTTGACGCATCATTTGCTCCTAAGGACCATCCAAAAAAAAGCGCGGGAATAAGAGCTATGAACAATTTGACCACTCCTAAGAGATATAAGAAACAGAATATAGGTATATATTAACACAACTGATGCACAAAAAAAGCGCGCCTTACGGCGCGCCTTGCAATTTCAAAGAAGATTATCCATAAAAACCTAAGTCAAGAGAATGTTTTTCAAAGATTTTTTCCATGAGAGATTTTATCATCTCAGCGTGCCTTTTCTCCCAATCACGCAAAGTTATAAAAAGTGCTTTTGATGACTCATCTTCAACTTTTTCAGCGGCCTTTTCATAATATTCCACAAAGTCTTTTTCAATTAGATATGCCATTCTGAATATTGATAAATCAGCCAAATCGCTTTTGTATGTACTTTCAGAAAGCGCCTGTGACTGTAACCTCTTTTCAAACATTTCGTCGCTATAATCTTGCAGTTGTAAAAGGGGCTTTCCGTCTTTCAGCTCATCAATTAGAGATTGGATATACTTCACATGTGATGCTTCCATGTTCATCAAGTATTTGAAAATTTCCTTTGCGAGCTTTTGATTTACTTTTTCCATGTTCATTCTGTAAAAATCCTGACCGGACTTTTCAAAATTGAGCGCAACTTCTAAGATTTTACGAATTTTTTCCATTCTACCCCTCCTCGCGAGTGAGGAATTCATCAATCCCAACAGCTGCTTTGTGGCCATCTGCCACACCGTGAATTATATCAGGCCCATTTACGATATCTCCGCCTGCGAAGAGCCAGGGAATTGATGTCTGGCCTTTCTCGTTTACCATTAGCCTTCCCCTGACAAACTCGAGCTTTTCCCTCAATTCATTTGGCAAATAAGAATAATCGGGAGCTTGCCCTATGGCTTCTACAATCATTTCGCCATCAATAGTCATAACATCGGATTCATCGAATTCAGGGCTGAAACGTCCATCGTCATCAAAGACTCTCGTACAGGCAATGGTTTTTAATCCCTTTATTTTTTCATTTTCTATTATGACTTCTTTTGGGCCTCTTGATGGGAAAAATTGTATACCTTCTTCTCTTCCCTCAACAATTTCTTCAAGATCAGCAGGGAGCTCTTCCATGGATTCAAGAGAAGTCACTTTGACATTAACTTTTTTGCCTTCCATGCGCTGAAGCCTTGCTATGCTTCTTGCCACATCCATTGCAACATTTCCGCCGCCAATTACTATCAGACTATCAGGTACCGGTGGCTTTTCGGAATTCTCTGGGTCACGTAAATAATCACGGATTTTTTCAAGGAGTGGAAGAGCCATAAGCACATCTTCGTGATCCGTACCCGGAACTTTTGTCGACCTGCCAAGCATAAACCCAGTCCCAAGAAAAACAGCGTCATACTTATTCTTGAGTTCGGTAAGAGTTATATCCTTACCAACGGTTGTATTACATTTGATTTCAACTCCAAGAGCTTTAATAACGTCAATGTCTTTGTCAAGAGCTTCATCGGGGAGTCTGTAACGGGGAATACCATATCTCATGACACCACCGGGCAATTCCTTTGCTTCAAATATTGTTACTTTATAACCCATAAGCGAGAGATAATAGGAAGCAGAAAGACCAGAGGGTCCTGCACCGATGATTGCAATTTTGCCTTTGCCCTTTTTAGAAATATTTTCTTTGGAATGCTTAATAATATCTTCTACGCTTTCCTGATCCATAATGTACCGTTTGAGCCATCTGATGGCCACTGGTTCGCCCCTGTTGCCAATGGAACAGGCTGTCTCACATTTATGGGTGCATACGCGTCCGCATACTCCAGGTAAAGGGTTGGTTTTGTATATCCACTCTACACCTTCTGAAGTATCATTTTTAAAGACACTCTCAATGTATCTCGGGATATCCATGTTTGCAGGGCACACATCCACGCACAGTTCACAGTCCACACAGCGTGAGGCTTCGGCAATTGCCTGTTCCCTTGAATAGCCTTTCACATACTCAATAAAAGAGTCAACCCTCTCATCTGCCGGGAGCTCTTCCATCTCAACACGTTCGAGATCAAGTAGTTCAGAAGCTTCATCACGTTGATACCCCAGAGGAACTTCCTGATGATGAATTCCTGTTTCATCTGGCAAGAAAAAGAAGGTGTTGGCATCATCAGAAATATGTATATATTCCCTTGTCATATTTAAAGAGCCTGTTGTACAGATATCAACACACATGGCGCAGAAGGAACATCTTCCATAGTCAATGGCAGGCCTTTGGGCTTTTTTTCCAGATTCCACTTCGATATCAACAGGCACCATCTTTATTGCATCGGTTGGACAGACCTTTGAACAGGTAGAACATCCGGAACAAAGCTCCCAATCATTCACATGAAAGCCTCTATACCTTTCTGAAGCTTCTCTATAAACCCTGGGCACCTGTATGGTAACGGGTTTTGTGAAAAGCCTCTTCCAGGCTATTGTAGGTCCCCAAAATGACTTTTTGAATGTTTCATATACGCTCATGATACCGCCTCCTCACCTGTCGATTTCCGGCGAACAGAAGTCCATAGTACCCAGCCAGAGCGCCACATCTTCAAGCCTTGTTCCCGGAAGTTTGCTTTCAACACCATAAAGCCCCTGAGGGTAAGAAGCGCCGCGCACATGGATTCGATATGGCATCTCTCCGCCATCTGAAACAACGAAGTAACCATATTCACCTCTTGATGATTCAACATGGCAATAAATACTTCCTGCCGGAACGCGCAATCTCAAAGCGCTACCTCGCGTGAACTTGATATTTACGGGACCTTCTTTTGGCATCATGTCAATACATTGCCTAATAATATTGATACTCTGCTGGACTTCAAGGTATTTAAGCGTGAATCTCGCGTACGCATCACCTTCAGTTGCAGTAGGCACTGAGAATTCGACTTTATCATATCTGGCATAGGGATCTATCTTCCTTATATCGTACGGAAGACCTGTTGCCCTCAAACCAACGCCGGTAACTCCCATTTCAAGGGCTTCTTCTTTCGTCAATTTTGCGATTCCTTTTGTTCTTGTTCTTATCACTCTGTGTTTAAGGAGAAGATTTTCGTATTCAGGCTTTCTACTTTCGAGATAATCGAGGACTGCGAGTATTTCCTTTTCAATACCCCCGGGAAGATCTTTTCTTACTCCTCCGGGAATTATGTACATGTGATATATTCTTGCGCCGGTGATCTTTTCAAATATATCCAAAATTCTGTCCCTATCAGGCATTGTCCAGTAAGGCATAGTATAAAGACCGGTTGCTCCTCCTATACCTCCCATGGCCATCAGGTGTGAAGCGATTCTGGCAAGTTCGAGAATTATCATCCTTATCCAGTGAGCCCTTTCGGGGATCTCAGTTTTGGTTAAAGATTCAATAGCCATTGCAAATACCATCTCGTTGATATCGGGCTCAGGAACACATATTCGGGGAATCAACGCAAGGTTTTGGAACCACAGGCGCTTTTCCATGAGCTTTTCAAAGCCTCTATGCAAAAATCCAGGAACCAATCTGGCTTTTACCACTGTGTCACCTTCAACATACAGGTGAACGCTTGAATTTCCGTGCATTCCTGGATGATTGGGACCCAGAAATAGTTTTACTTCTTTACTCATTACTCTCACTTCCTTCTAACAGAAAATCAACATCATAAGCTCTGTCGGGGAAATGCTCCTTCGAATATTTAGCAGAATCAAAATCTTTTCTCATTGGGGGTATTTCTTCCCATTTTTCAAGGATCAGGGGTCTAAGGTCAGGATTGCCTTCGAATTTGACACCGAAGAATTCATGAATATCCCTCTCGTAATATTTCGCCGTAGGCCAAATTTCCATAACCGTTGGCAAAATGGGGTTATCTCGATCAACACGGGTCTTTACCATGAGAGTGGTTCCGGTTTCCCAGTTGAACAGTGTGTACACAATTTCGAATTCTTTTTCGGCAATCCAGTCAATGCATGTTATCAGAGACATATGGGAGAATCCTTTCCTTTTTAGCGTTTCAAGGAAAGACACCGCCTTTTCTTTTGGAATAATTACCGAATACTTCCTCTCGTCGATATCAGTGAACTCAATATTTTTAAAGATTGCCTTTATTTCATTGAATATCTTCTTATTCATGGAATTCATCGTGGATGTACACCTCCCCAAGAGCATCAAGCTGATTTTTCTTGTACCATTCATAGTTCTCCTGGTATCTTTTCCATCCATCAGCTTCGCCTTTGTCAATCTTCTCCATGAGTTTTTTGAATCCTGTAACTATTGCTTCGGGTCTGGGCATACAACCCGCGAGATACAGGTCGACCGGGATATAAAGATCCAATTTATTGATAGTCGCGTATGAGTCGTAGTAAATACCGCCGTTCAGGGTGCATGAACCAAAGCCCACTATATACTTTGGTGCTTGCATTTGCTCGTATGTATAAACAACCCTTCTCAGTGTTTTGGTGCTCAAATAACCTGTTATCAGAAGGATATCCGCTTGCCTGGGTGTAGCCATCGGGCCGATTCCAAAGCGCTCCATATCGAATCTTGATGTCATAGTCGGTGGAAGCTCAATAGCACCACAGCCAGTACAGTAATAAAGCATCCATAGTGATCTGGCTCTAAGCATATTGGCGACTTTTTCCCAGGCTGATTGCTGTTTCGTCATTCAATTCACCTCCCTGCTGACACGATAACGATTATTGTTTGGACAAAAGACAATATCAATGGCCATTTCCAGTAAAATTTCACGGCTTGTTCAACTCTAAAACGAGGCATTATTGACGAAATGATAACGGCAAGGAAGAACACGGCAAAAAACTTCACCAAAAATTCCCAGATGGTTCTTCCACCTCCAAGAAAGAGATTTACAAATAAGCCGATTTCAATAAACACGGCAAATGAGTGCTGAATTAAAAGCATGCCGAGGTATTTTCCGCTGTATTCAACTAAAGGGCCGGAAGCTATTTCAGCAGGCGCTATGAACACGTCGAAAGGCTTCTTTCCCAACATACCCAGCAATGAAATGAAAGCAACCACTGCCCCAAGCGGCATTAACCAGGCATTGTATTGCCCGGATTCTATTTGAATATTCACAAGGTCGGATAAGGATGAATTCTTGTACTGGAAAAACACACCCACAAGCACAATCATAAAGGGCAATTCATAACCAAGCATCTGGGTTAACGCACGGCCAATACCTATACCAGCATTGGGATTACCGGATCCGACCGAAGACATTGCCATGCCAAGCAACCCGATTGCTAGCAGATAGATAACCACGAAAACGTTATCCAGACCAGGAAAAACAACCAAATTGCCTGCCGGGATAAACAGGACAGTTGCAATAGTTCCACCAAAGGCCATCAAAACTCCGAAATCAAAGATAAATCCATGTGAAATCGAATGCTTTGTAAGAGCTTTGAAAATATCGATAAAGTTCTGCCAGAAGGGAGGACCATACCTTCTTTGAATACGTGCGGTTATTTTCCTTGCAATCCCTTCGAGAGTAACTGTATAGAAAAATGCCAATATGAGTAATGCTGCACCTTTAAGTATAGACATTCACATCACCTCAACCACCAGAAGGCTATGAGCAAAGTTAAAAGGCTGACTGCGATATATCCTTGCGGATACTTTGGATAAAATAATGTTCTTAACAACGCTCCAAGCTCCTTTATTTTGTATGACAGCGAGGTAAGCCAATTCTCCATTGAGGGCCATTCTTGAAACATCCTGTCAAAAGATCTATACATCCTGTAAACAAAGTGATACAGCTCAGCGGTGTATATGTATTCACCACCTGTATATGTGTCCATCAAATCAACCTGCTTTGCTTTCTTGCCTAAAATGAAGACTATGAAAGCAATGATAAAGCCCACAAAGAAAACGGTTGTAACCAATACTGAATCCCACTGACCAGTCAAAGCGAAAATCTTTGAGAAGGTCAGCTGTATTTCTTTACCACCTGTGTAACTTATTAACCTGTTTATATAAGCAATGGCATTACTCGGCAATACGCCCCAGAATATGGTGAGCAAGGTCAAAATACCCATAGGCAGAAGCATTATAAAAGGTGCTTCTTTTACATTTTTGTGCTCGGGCTTCAATTGCCCAAGGAATACGCCGGTGAGGGGTTTGAACACATACATAAAAGAGCCTATGCTACCAAAGAACGCGGCAAAAGCTAGAAATGGAAGACCATCTTTGACTAATTGCTGGTATATGAGCCATTTTGAAGCGAATCCGCTCATGGGTGGTATACCAGCAAGAGAAATTATAGCGACAAGATACGTGGCAAAAGAAACCGGCATTCTTGTTATAAGTCCACCCAGCTCATGCATCTTGGTAGTTCCCGTTCTATAAGCAACTGCTGCCATGGACATAAATATAGCCGCAGAAGCAAGAGCATGGTTGAGAACGTGCATCAAGCCACCAATAGTTCCATAGGTTCCGCCAAGAGCAAGGGCCAGGACAATATATCCAGCATTGCTCACACTTGAAAATGCGATCAACTCTTTTACTTCTTCCATGCGTATTGCCATGACTGTCCCGACAATTATTGCAATACCGCCTAACCAGGCCAGCAAATAATTTACAATTGAAACGCCGGCTATGGAAGGAAGCCAGCTAAAAATACTGCTTGAAGGAATAACCGCAACAATTATGAACAAAAGATATGCAGCTATTTTCGAAAGCGCGCTGGACAGTATTGGGAATTCGTCAGGAGAAGTGGAATATGAGCCTCTAACCCATATATGTAAGGGGAAAGATCCCAATTTGGCAAG
It encodes the following:
- a CDS encoding inorganic phosphate transporter, with protein sequence MFIALIPALFFGWSLGANDASNVFGTAVTNGIVKFRIATIISAVFIIIGALIDGPRGLETISSLSSQTLLSAAIASLSAAATVTLMTWLGLPVSSSQAMVGSILGIGILKANVQWHILVKVVLAWLGTPIGGIIFGFLGYKVFARYFNRIRSLRVQDLTIKVAAIIIGAYGSYALGGNNVANVTGIFAGIIPVELAALIGGISIAFGVLTFSKRVMLTVGKEIVALDSFSAVIAVFGESVTVWIYALIGVPVSTSQAIVGAVIGAGLARGSVNVNAKTIKRIVLGWLETPLVSGILAILLFSIARLFIR
- a CDS encoding ferritin family protein yields the protein MEKIRKILEVALNFEKSGQDFYRMNMEKVNQKLAKEIFKYLMNMEASHVKYIQSLIDELKDGKPLLQLQDYSDEMFEKRLQSQALSESTYKSDLADLSIFRMAYLIEKDFVEYYEKAAEKVEDESSKALFITLRDWEKRHAEMIKSLMEKIFEKHSLDLGFYG
- a CDS encoding FAD-dependent oxidoreductase; the encoded protein is MSVYETFKKSFWGPTIAWKRLFTKPVTIQVPRVYREASERYRGFHVNDWELCSGCSTCSKVCPTDAIKMVPVDIEVESGKKAQRPAIDYGRCSFCAMCVDICTTGSLNMTREYIHISDDANTFFFLPDETGIHHQEVPLGYQRDEASELLDLERVEMEELPADERVDSFIEYVKGYSREQAIAEASRCVDCELCVDVCPANMDIPRYIESVFKNDTSEGVEWIYKTNPLPGVCGRVCTHKCETACSIGNRGEPVAIRWLKRYIMDQESVEDIIKHSKENISKKGKGKIAIIGAGPSGLSASYYLSLMGYKVTIFEAKELPGGVMRYGIPRYRLPDEALDKDIDVIKALGVEIKCNTTVGKDITLTELKNKYDAVFLGTGFMLGRSTKVPGTDHEDVLMALPLLEKIRDYLRDPENSEKPPVPDSLIVIGGGNVAMDVARSIARLQRMEGKKVNVKVTSLESMEELPADLEEIVEGREEGIQFFPSRGPKEVIIENEKIKGLKTIACTRVFDDDGRFSPEFDESDVMTIDGEMIVEAIGQAPDYSYLPNELREKLEFVRGRLMVNEKGQTSIPWLFAGGDIVNGPDIIHGVADGHKAAVGIDEFLTREEG
- a CDS encoding NADH-quinone oxidoreductase subunit D, with the translated sequence MSKEVKLFLGPNHPGMHGNSSVHLYVEGDTVVKARLVPGFLHRGFEKLMEKRLWFQNLALIPRICVPEPDINEMVFAMAIESLTKTEIPERAHWIRMIILELARIASHLMAMGGIGGATGLYTMPYWTMPDRDRILDIFEKITGARIYHMYIIPGGVRKDLPGGIEKEILAVLDYLESRKPEYENLLLKHRVIRTRTKGIAKLTKEEALEMGVTGVGLRATGLPYDIRKIDPYARYDKVEFSVPTATEGDAYARFTLKYLEVQQSINIIRQCIDMMPKEGPVNIKFTRGSALRLRVPAGSIYCHVESSRGEYGYFVVSDGGEMPYRIHVRGASYPQGLYGVESKLPGTRLEDVALWLGTMDFCSPEIDR
- a CDS encoding NADH-quinone oxidoreductase subunit C, translated to MNSMNKKIFNEIKAIFKNIEFTDIDERKYSVIIPKEKAVSFLETLKRKGFSHMSLITCIDWIAEKEFEIVYTLFNWETGTTLMVKTRVDRDNPILPTVMEIWPTAKYYERDIHEFFGVKFEGNPDLRPLILEKWEEIPPMRKDFDSAKYSKEHFPDRAYDVDFLLEGSESNE
- a CDS encoding NuoB/complex I 20 kDa subunit family protein produces the protein MTKQQSAWEKVANMLRARSLWMLYYCTGCGAIELPPTMTSRFDMERFGIGPMATPRQADILLITGYLSTKTLRRVVYTYEQMQAPKYIVGFGSCTLNGGIYYDSYATINKLDLYIPVDLYLAGCMPRPEAIVTGFKKLMEKIDKGEADGWKRYQENYEWYKKNQLDALGEVYIHDEFHE
- a CDS encoding respiratory chain complex I subunit 1 family protein, producing MSILKGAALLILAFFYTVTLEGIARKITARIQRRYGPPFWQNFIDIFKALTKHSISHGFIFDFGVLMAFGGTIATVLFIPAGNLVVFPGLDNVFVVIYLLAIGLLGMAMSSVGSGNPNAGIGIGRALTQMLGYELPFMIVLVGVFFQYKNSSLSDLVNIQIESGQYNAWLMPLGAVVAFISLLGMLGKKPFDVFIAPAEIASGPLVEYSGKYLGMLLIQHSFAVFIEIGLFVNLFLGGGRTIWEFLVKFFAVFFLAVIISSIMPRFRVEQAVKFYWKWPLILSFVQTIIVIVSAGR
- a CDS encoding proton-conducting transporter transmembrane domain-containing protein, with the translated sequence MDLSLMILLSLVAAPVLYFLARFSKKTAYVLFALIQISLFAYIFFQKESAYTTSVFEIMEGLKFNFGFTPINWYFASIIMLIISMTSVFLISMNNKTPVKVLLLSLMASGAIGATLSMDFLTLIVFWEITTWSSLVFIAIDREKSFEEVLKYVSISAIGTYAMIFALFYILKSFGTVNYLEVASKLEIAPNNTKILIFALFGVMVLAKLGSFPLHIWVRGSYSTSPDEFPILSSALSKIAAYLLFIIVAVIPSSSIFSWLPSIAGVSIVNYLLAWLGGIAIIVGTVMAIRMEEVKELIAFSSVSNAGYIVLALALGGTYGTIGGLMHVLNHALASAAIFMSMAAVAYRTGTTKMHELGGLITRMPVSFATYLVAIISLAGIPPMSGFASKWLIYQQLVKDGLPFLAFAAFFGSIGSFMYVFKPLTGVFLGQLKPEHKNVKEAPFIMLLPMGILTLLTIFWGVLPSNAIAYINRLISYTGGKEIQLTFSKIFALTGQWDSVLVTTVFFVGFIIAFIVFILGKKAKQVDLMDTYTGGEYIYTAELYHFVYRMYRSFDRMFQEWPSMENWLTSLSYKIKELGALLRTLFYPKYPQGYIAVSLLTLLIAFWWLR